In Pseudomonas sp. LRP2-20, the genomic window CCTCCTTGAGGTAACCCTGGGTCAACCATGGCGCGCGTACCACCACTTCACCCAGGCGTTCACCATCGTGCGGCACGTCCAGGCCAGCGTCATCGACGATACGCAGGTCGACCAGCACGATCGGCATGCCGGCGTTTATGCGCAGCGGCACCTGCTCGGCCACCGGCAACGTCAGGTCCTGCGCGCTCAGGCGGGTGACGCTGAGCAGCGGGCAGCTTTCCGACATGCCATAGCCGCAATGCACACGAATGCCGCGATGGCTGGCTCGTTGCGCCAGCCCGACGGTCAATGCGCTGCCTCCGAGCAGCATCTTCCAGCCGACCAGGTCGGTACGCCGGCCCTCGTCGCTGTCGAGCATCATCTGCAGCACGGTCGGCACGCAGTGCGAGAAGGTCACGCCCTCCTCCCGGTACAGCCGCACCAGGCGGTTGGGCTCGTAGCGCCCCGGGTAGACCTGCTTGATGCCCAGCGCCGTGGCCACATAAGGCACGCCCCAGGCATGCACATGGAACATCGGCGTGATCGGCATGTACACATCACCTTCACGCAACAGGGGCTCAGCACCGCAGGCAGCCAGGGTCGCCTGCTCGGCCAAGGTGTGCAGCACCAACTGGCGATGGCTGAAGCACACACCCTTGGGGTGGCCGGTGGTACCGGTGGTGTAGAACAGCGTCGCCAGGGAATGCTCGTCGAAATCGGGGAAGTCGAAGCTGGCGCCAGCCGCGCTCAACAGTGCCTCGTACTCGCCCAGCGTGGGCAGTGACGGCTGGTCACAGGCGCCATCGCTGAGGCGGATGAAGCCTTGCACGGTTGGCAAATCCTCGCGCAGCTGCGCCATCAGCGGCAGGAAGTCGTCATGCACCAGCACCAGCCGGTCTTCGGCATGGTTCATGGTGTAGCGGACCTGCTCGGCCGACAGCCGCACGTTGACGGTATGCAACACCGCGCCGAGCATCGGCACGGCGAAGAAGCACTCCAGGGCGCGGTGGCTGTCCCAGTCGAGCAAGGCGACGGTGTCGCCA contains:
- a CDS encoding fatty acid--CoA ligase, with the protein product MTTTRIMPAADQAYGYPLLIKRLLLSGVRYQPNQEIVYADQLRYSYTTLVERIQRLANVLTEAGVRPGDTVALLDWDSHRALECFFAVPMLGAVLHTVNVRLSAEQVRYTMNHAEDRLVLVHDDFLPLMAQLREDLPTVQGFIRLSDGACDQPSLPTLGEYEALLSAAGASFDFPDFDEHSLATLFYTTGTTGHPKGVCFSHRQLVLHTLAEQATLAACGAEPLLREGDVYMPITPMFHVHAWGVPYVATALGIKQVYPGRYEPNRLVRLYREEGVTFSHCVPTVLQMMLDSDEGRRTDLVGWKMLLGGSALTVGLAQRASHRGIRVHCGYGMSESCPLLSVTRLSAQDLTLPVAEQVPLRINAGMPIVLVDLRIVDDAGLDVPHDGERLGEVVVRAPWLTQGYLKEAEQGAALWRDGWLHTGDLACIDAGGVVRIRDRIKDVIKTGGEWISSVELESLISQHPAVEAVAVVGVPDPQWGEQPLALLVCRDGRPLEAATLAEHLQPFVASGQLNKWAIPRQVRCVEQIPKTSVGKVDKKLIRQALLTE